In Halorhabdus rudnickae, the following proteins share a genomic window:
- a CDS encoding ribbon-helix-helix domain-containing protein, translating into MSKASSDAGDDEPETVQINLRLSEAFLADIDATWKEEGFNSRSEFLRYATRDAVKHPAFSREGWKQIAASEHDLRSGEAELVSRDEVRAMMGQGDDTE; encoded by the coding sequence ATGTCTAAAGCAAGCTCCGATGCCGGCGACGACGAACCGGAGACGGTACAGATCAACCTTCGACTTAGTGAGGCGTTCCTTGCGGACATCGACGCGACCTGGAAGGAGGAAGGGTTCAACTCCCGGAGCGAGTTCCTCCGGTACGCCACTCGTGACGCGGTGAAACATCCGGCGTTCTCCCGGGAGGGATGGAAACAGATTGCGGCGAGCGAACACGACCTACGATCAGGAGAGGCGGAACTCGTCTCGCGAGACGAGGTGCGTGCGATGATGGGGCAGGGAGACGATACCGAGTGA
- a CDS encoding aminopeptidase has product MDDRIREHAEVLVDWSARVESGDDVVLSVDEGAHELAVAVAEALGERGANLVSVYHSAEIQRAYLRAHDSDFADDPEFERALYDNADAVLVLKGTRNTAGTADVPDDRQQTFARAREGVREARLATDWVKTLHPTRALAQQAGMAFEEYRDFVYDATLRDWESLATEMDRLKTILDDGSEVHIDAPGTDLTLSIENRTAVNSAASVDYDSHNLPSGEVFTAPAGVEGEVTFDVPMTVRGTTLRDVHLVFEDGEVVEHEAAAGEETVEALLSTDDGARRLGELGVGMNRGIDRYTDNILFDEKMAETVHLALGRAYDACLPDGEAGNESAIHVDLIADMSEDTTLSVDGEVIQRDGVFRWEDGV; this is encoded by the coding sequence ATGGACGATCGCATCAGGGAGCACGCCGAGGTTCTGGTCGACTGGAGTGCGCGAGTCGAGTCGGGGGACGATGTCGTGCTGTCGGTCGACGAGGGTGCACACGAACTGGCCGTGGCTGTCGCCGAGGCGCTCGGGGAACGCGGCGCAAACCTGGTCAGCGTCTACCACTCCGCCGAGATCCAACGCGCGTATCTCCGTGCCCACGACAGCGACTTCGCTGACGATCCCGAGTTCGAGCGCGCACTCTACGACAACGCGGACGCAGTTCTCGTTCTGAAGGGAACCCGAAACACGGCCGGAACGGCTGACGTCCCCGACGACCGCCAGCAGACGTTCGCCCGGGCCAGGGAGGGAGTCCGCGAAGCCAGGCTGGCGACCGACTGGGTCAAGACCCTTCACCCGACCCGTGCGCTTGCCCAGCAGGCCGGGATGGCTTTCGAGGAGTACCGCGACTTCGTCTACGACGCCACGCTCCGGGACTGGGAATCGCTGGCTACGGAGATGGATCGCCTGAAGACAATTCTCGACGACGGAAGCGAGGTTCACATCGACGCGCCAGGGACGGATCTCACGCTCTCGATCGAGAACCGGACGGCGGTCAACAGCGCCGCGTCGGTTGACTATGACTCGCACAACTTACCGAGCGGCGAGGTCTTTACCGCTCCCGCTGGCGTCGAGGGTGAGGTTACGTTCGATGTCCCCATGACGGTCCGGGGCACGACGCTGCGAGACGTTCATCTCGTCTTCGAGGACGGCGAGGTCGTCGAGCACGAAGCGGCCGCAGGCGAGGAGACGGTCGAAGCGTTGCTGTCGACCGATGATGGTGCTCGTCGACTCGGTGAACTCGGGGTCGGGATGAATCGCGGGATCGACCGCTACACCGACAACATCCTCTTCGACGAGAAGATGGCCGAGACCGTTCACCTGGCGCTGGGACGGGCCTACGATGCCTGCCTGCCGGACGGGGAAGCCGGCAACGAGAGCGCGATCCACGTCGATCTGATCGCGGACATGAGCGAGGACACGACACTGTCGGTCGACGGGGAAGTCATTCAACGAGACGGCGTCTTCCGGTGGGAAGACGGGGTTTAA
- a CDS encoding Zn-ribbon domain-containing OB-fold protein produces MSDDEVRDDGYDDFMDALAEGEPYYVECANGHASLPPRRLCPECASEDLDEASLPETGELLTYNVTHVPTPAFEDDVPFVLGIAEFGDVRLTGQVRADSEDVEVGESVSIGTDVSETNGERYIAFDLA; encoded by the coding sequence ATGAGCGACGACGAGGTTCGAGACGACGGGTACGACGACTTCATGGACGCCCTAGCGGAGGGCGAACCCTACTACGTCGAGTGTGCGAACGGGCACGCCTCGCTACCACCGCGTCGACTCTGTCCCGAGTGTGCCAGCGAGGATCTCGATGAGGCATCGCTCCCGGAGACCGGCGAACTGCTGACGTACAACGTCACGCACGTCCCGACGCCAGCCTTCGAGGACGACGTCCCCTTCGTGCTGGGGATCGCCGAGTTCGGTGACGTGCGCTTAACCGGACAGGTCCGGGCCGATAGCGAGGACGTCGAGGTCGGCGAGAGCGTCTCGATCGGGACTGACGTCAGCGAGACCAACGGCGAGCGATACATCGCCTTCGACCTCGCCTGA
- a CDS encoding thiolase domain-containing protein yields the protein MSTPIAGVGMTKFGEMPDRTGRDLFSEAGETAIEDAGIDREEIDALYLGNFMGELSERQGHMGPLMAKMLGLDVPATRVESACASGGMAVRQGIHAIRAGSADVVLVGGVERMHNMGTTGATGGLSVAADDLWEIKQGITFPGAYALMAQRYFATHGGDREDLAHVAVKNHANAANNPLAQYQSEISIEKVLDAFPVADPLGLFDASPITDGAAAAILVSEEYAAEHELDVPVSIVGTGQGTDDLALQHRESLTWTPATADAAEEAYADAGITAEDVDFLEVHDCFTIAEVLALEGLGLYERGEAITAAREGETTADGELPVNLSGGLKAKGHPVGATGLAQISEMTKLFRGDHVNSDAVSDAEVGLTHNAGGTVASAVVHVLEVEQ from the coding sequence ATGTCCACACCGATCGCAGGGGTAGGGATGACGAAGTTCGGCGAAATGCCCGACCGGACGGGTCGGGACCTCTTTTCGGAGGCTGGCGAGACCGCCATCGAGGACGCAGGAATCGATCGCGAGGAGATAGACGCCCTCTATCTCGGCAACTTCATGGGCGAACTCTCCGAGCGCCAGGGTCACATGGGCCCGCTGATGGCCAAGATGCTGGGGCTCGATGTGCCCGCGACGCGCGTTGAGAGTGCCTGTGCATCCGGCGGCATGGCCGTCCGACAAGGAATCCACGCCATCCGCGCGGGGTCGGCCGATGTCGTCCTTGTCGGCGGTGTCGAGCGGATGCACAACATGGGGACAACCGGGGCAACCGGCGGCCTCTCGGTCGCTGCCGACGACCTCTGGGAGATCAAGCAGGGGATCACGTTCCCCGGCGCGTACGCCCTGATGGCACAGCGGTACTTCGCTACTCACGGTGGCGACCGCGAGGATCTCGCTCACGTCGCGGTCAAAAACCACGCCAACGCCGCGAACAACCCGCTGGCGCAGTATCAGTCGGAGATCAGCATCGAAAAGGTACTGGACGCTTTCCCGGTCGCCGATCCGCTCGGTCTGTTCGACGCCAGCCCGATCACTGACGGTGCGGCCGCGGCAATCCTCGTCAGTGAGGAGTACGCCGCCGAGCACGAACTGGACGTGCCGGTCTCGATCGTCGGCACTGGTCAGGGGACCGACGACCTCGCGTTACAGCATCGCGAGTCGCTGACCTGGACGCCTGCAACGGCCGACGCCGCCGAGGAGGCCTACGCCGACGCCGGGATCACGGCCGAAGATGTCGACTTCCTCGAAGTCCACGACTGCTTTACGATCGCCGAAGTCCTCGCGCTTGAGGGTCTCGGTCTCTACGAGCGCGGCGAGGCGATCACTGCCGCCCGCGAGGGCGAGACGACCGCCGACGGCGAATTGCCGGTCAACCTCTCGGGCGGCCTGAAGGCCAAGGGACACCCGGTCGGTGCGACGGGACTCGCCCAGATCAGCGAGATGACGAAGCTGTTCCGTGGTGATCACGTCAACAGTGACGCCGTTTCGGACGCCGAAGTTGGACTGACGCACAATGCGGGCGGAACGGTTGCCTCTGCTGTCGTTCACGTTCTGGAGGTGGAACAATGA
- a CDS encoding 2Fe-2S iron-sulfur cluster-binding protein, whose amino-acid sequence MVQTLGVVLGAGFTIVAVLLHYVSGTGWEPTEDISAELLERRATAVPETDFPEPMNRSIGGGGAALPAEGSEGELAEGEENEETAGFDPEAIPEDEVEHYEIEYAKEGETIEVASNETILEAGEDEDWDLPYSCRQGQCLSCGGHVEDGDANEFLRHSNNDTLSDEELEKGYCLTCTAYPTSDFTIETSETP is encoded by the coding sequence ATGGTTCAAACACTTGGCGTCGTTCTCGGCGCCGGGTTCACGATCGTGGCCGTCCTCTTGCACTACGTCAGTGGGACGGGTTGGGAACCCACCGAAGACATCTCCGCGGAGTTGCTCGAACGCCGTGCGACAGCGGTCCCAGAGACGGATTTCCCGGAGCCGATGAACCGATCGATCGGCGGTGGCGGGGCCGCCCTACCGGCCGAGGGAAGCGAAGGCGAACTCGCTGAAGGCGAGGAGAACGAGGAAACAGCGGGCTTCGATCCCGAGGCGATCCCTGAAGACGAAGTCGAGCACTACGAGATCGAGTACGCCAAGGAGGGTGAGACAATCGAGGTAGCCAGCAACGAAACGATCCTCGAGGCTGGCGAGGACGAAGACTGGGACCTGCCGTATTCCTGCCGGCAGGGGCAGTGTCTCTCCTGTGGCGGCCACGTCGAAGACGGGGACGCAAACGAGTTCCTCCGTCACTCCAACAACGACACCCTGAGCGACGAAGAGTTGGAGAAGGGATACTGCCTGACCTGTACGGCCTACCCGACGAGCGACTTCACGATCGAGACCAGCGAAACGCCCTGA